The following is a genomic window from Leptospira bouyouniensis.
CAATCCATGGTGTACCGTTTGGTTATGTATCGAAAATCCGTTTGGTGCAAATTGATGAAATGGGAAACTTATTACCGGAAGGAGAAACTGGGATTGGGACAAAGGTAGAACTGACCTTACTCCTCAAAGGTAAGGTACAACTTTTCTCCAATTATGAAATCACCATCAAAAATGAAAGTTTGCTTTCGGGGCGTGTGGTAGCACTCGACCCAGGTTCGAAATTTCCAGTGGATCCCAAAACCAAGGAATACTTGATGGCAGAGCCTGCCTTAAGTAAAATCGAAATCACTCCAAGGGATGGGAAACTCCTTCCGATCCAAGGAAAAGTCACCCAAGACCCTCTAGTTTCCTTATCCGAACTCATTGCAGAAAACCGATCCGACATCCGAAAAACGGTTCAAAACATTGCAGGGATCACAGGAAAAATCAATGAAGGCCAAGGAACACTTGGAAAACTCATCAATGAAAGTGATGTCCATAAATCTGTGAATACCACCCTTGGGGATGCGCAAGTCGTATTAAAAGAACTCCGTGAAGGTCTTGAAGACACTAGAGAACAAGCCCCTGTGACAAGTTTCATTCGGTCGGCTCTCAGCGCTTTCTAGGGACTAACACGCACAATACGGTCCAATTTGTAGCAAAATATAGGAGAAAATTGGCGATTTTCGCTGCGTCACAATTCCACCACACTGTTGTAAAAAAGAGACATTTTTTTGACTTCGGGTTTCGGTTTTGGAATTGTCCGAGGGTCGATTCTTTCAAATCTGTAAGTAGGAATTGATTATGCAAACAGTGATCCATCGAAAAACGATCCAAAACTCTGTCACTTTGAAGGGAATTGGCGTACATTCAGGGAAAGTGGTGACACTCCGCCTCCACCCAGCTGAGGCAAACACTGGTCTTATCTTTTATCTTTACAAAGGCATCCAAAAAATCCGCATTCCTGTTTCCCTCGACCATGTAGTCGATACAAGCAACGCAACAACCATCGGTGATGGCGGCTCGAACCGAGTCCAAACCATCGAGCACTTACTAGCGGCTGTTCACACCTTAGGGATCACTGATTGTATTTTTGAAATTGATTCAGTAGAAGTTCCGATTATGGATGGTTCTTCCTTACCATTTTGGGAAGGGATTCGTTCTGCGGGGATTCGAATTCTCGACGAAACCATTGAACCAATCACCATCACAAACCCAATTTGGGTAGTCGATGGTGACAAATACCTTGTCATGCTTCCTTCCGATGAGTTGAAAGTCACCTATAGCATTGATTTTAACCACCCGCTCCTTCGCGGCCAGTCTTACACAACCACTCTCGATGAATCCATCCTCGGTACAGACATTTTACCTGCGAGAACCTTTGGATTTTTAAAGGATGTGGAAGCCCTCCAAGCTCGTGGCCTTGCCATGGGAGGATCCCTCGACAATGCGGTTGTTTTGACTGATGACGGTTATTTAAACGACCACCTCCGCTATGACAACGAATGTGTGCGCCATAAGATCCTCGACCTCGTTGGTGACCTTGCTGTGATGGGACGTCCTTTCCGAGGCCATTTGATTGCATCCAAAGCGGGACATGCCTTGGATATCTCTCTTGCCAAATGCATAATGAGCCAGTTTACAGGGAACGAACTTACCCAATATAAGAGCAAACGGATCCCACTTTTCTCCAAAAAAGAAGCCGCAAAGTAAACAAAACCGTTTTTTACTTTCCAAACGAAGCCAAAACAAAAGTATTTTTGGCATAGGTTCGGATGGAAGAAAAAACCACATTTAAGGGCATCTCTGCGTACCCAGGTACAGTTTACGGCAAAGTATTTCGTTGGAAACAATTCAAACGGAAACGGGAAGACCGTACGGACCTAAGCCCTCCCGAAATCAAAGAGGAAGTGGAACTTTTAAAAAAAGGACTACAAAAGACAGAGGATGACCTTGCTGATCTTGTCCAAAAATCCAAACTCAACGCAGAACTCTCTGAAATCTTAGAATCCCAAATTGTTTTCCTGAATGATCCCCTCTTTCGTGCACGAGTTTTTGAACGAATCGCACAAAACAAAGAGTCGGCGGGCCTGGCGCTGGAAACGGCAGTGAGTTCCCTCTATGATGAATTCCAATCGATACCAGATGAATTCTTTCGGGAAAGAGCTGACCACCTACTTGATATTGGCAAACGAATTGAATCCAATTTGTACCCTGAAAAAGGAGCAGAACCAACAAAAATCCCAGATGATGTGATTCTCATCGCCAAAGAAATCACACCTTCGGAAATGATCCAACTTGGAAAATGCAAACTCCGTGGAATCGCCACTGACTTTGGTGGGAAAACAGGTCATACTGCCATTATCGCAAGGAACTATGGTATCCCGACCATCGTTGGTTTAAAAAATATCACCTCACACGTTGAAGATGATGATTATATTTTATTAGATGCCACAAAAGGAATACTCAACCGAACACCAGGCATTGAAGAGATCAAACTTGCAGGGATACGCAGTGAAATTATAAAAACAATCCCTGTGAGAGAGATCAGCGATGGTCCCAGGGAACTCAAAACAAAAGACGGAAAAAAATTCACACTTAGTGCCAATATCGATTCTGAAGAGGAAGTGGATACAGCCTTTTTACAAGGGGCTGACGGGATTGGGCTTGTC
Proteins encoded in this region:
- the ptsP gene encoding phosphoenolpyruvate--protein phosphotransferase is translated as MEEKTTFKGISAYPGTVYGKVFRWKQFKRKREDRTDLSPPEIKEEVELLKKGLQKTEDDLADLVQKSKLNAELSEILESQIVFLNDPLFRARVFERIAQNKESAGLALETAVSSLYDEFQSIPDEFFRERADHLLDIGKRIESNLYPEKGAEPTKIPDDVILIAKEITPSEMIQLGKCKLRGIATDFGGKTGHTAIIARNYGIPTIVGLKNITSHVEDDDYILLDATKGILNRTPGIEEIKLAGIRSEIIKTIPVREISDGPRELKTKDGKKFTLSANIDSEEEVDTAFLQGADGIGLVRTEILFIRYVEFKPTEEEQFAVYKRILLKMVGRPVTFRVWDIGADKMENGYEEENPFLGNRGIRYLLRHPHIFKEQLRALLRASEYGTMRIMLPMITTRSEILQTKVLLNECLEELKNSGLVITKKIPLGIMVETPACALNLPFLGNHVDFYSIGTNDLLQYLLAVERNNHLVGDLYNPWQVVFLLLLKNIVNVANSQKKPISICGEIGSDPMFTAVLIGLGIRDLSSALPLMKEVAEKVSEISTWKAKLLAEQVINLAGEEKFDEIEKLVLETKG
- the lpxC gene encoding UDP-3-O-acyl-N-acetylglucosamine deacetylase, producing MQTVIHRKTIQNSVTLKGIGVHSGKVVTLRLHPAEANTGLIFYLYKGIQKIRIPVSLDHVVDTSNATTIGDGGSNRVQTIEHLLAAVHTLGITDCIFEIDSVEVPIMDGSSLPFWEGIRSAGIRILDETIEPITITNPIWVVDGDKYLVMLPSDELKVTYSIDFNHPLLRGQSYTTTLDESILGTDILPARTFGFLKDVEALQARGLAMGGSLDNAVVLTDDGYLNDHLRYDNECVRHKILDLVGDLAVMGRPFRGHLIASKAGHALDISLAKCIMSQFTGNELTQYKSKRIPLFSKKEAAK
- the mce gene encoding mammalian cell entry protein Mce → MPTVGRALIVGLLFVFSLVAVGYFTIVTEGGPFQKSGYQLPVYFPDAEGIKIGNKVTIHGVPFGYVSKIRLVQIDEMGNLLPEGETGIGTKVELTLLLKGKVQLFSNYEITIKNESLLSGRVVALDPGSKFPVDPKTKEYLMAEPALSKIEITPRDGKLLPIQGKVTQDPLVSLSELIAENRSDIRKTVQNIAGITGKINEGQGTLGKLINESDVHKSVNTTLGDAQVVLKELREGLEDTREQAPVTSFIRSALSAF